The window GGCCCCAGGTTTGAActggactcgaacccatgaccctgcGATTGCGCTCTATTTGCTCTTAATTCTGAGCTATCAATCCATCTGGGAACTGGCCTCTACAAGGTGGTATTATATAACACATATTTACAATACTAGGTGAATTTGGAATAGAGAATTTACGCAGTTTCATACGAAACTTCCTACATTCTCCTATCACGGTCGAAAGGTCAGAAGGAATACCAGTTCCCCGGTGGTCTTGAAGTCAATTCCGGCACAAATCTCGGTTGTTATGATGCAAATGTTAGATAGCGCCTTTTACCAtgattgcttgtaatctcgctaTCTGCAAcaaaaaaggaagagaaagtTAGCTCTCCATGCTGGTTCACCAATACTGTTAACACTCTAATAAGTCCCCCCCTCCCATAGCCTCAGGTTCATAATAAGCCCGCCCCCTCTCTCAtaagccccccttcccccccccccccccccacacacacacacacttgcgGCAAAGTATGGTTTTAAAAGCTTATTTTTACTCTTAACGTTGTATTTGAGCGTGTGCAAGCATACTGTATACGAGATTTATTAAAGCTGAGTGAGATTTTAGTAGACTATTATTTTGATTCTCGAGTTTTTAAtaagcaccccccccccccccacaagcACCAGGATTAAGTAAGCCCCCTGGGGGCTTATTAGAGGTAGCTGTAAGTGGCAATGTACGCCTCTCACTGACATCACTGAATGCAATGTAGTTTAAAAACTGTGAAACGGTGTGAAGGTCCTCAAAAGAGGCCTGAAAACGGACAAATTTGCCAAATGGAAGAAGAACCAATCTTCTGGAAAACGTGGAATGGGTTACCTAATCCTTCAGTTTTGAGGGATTTTCCTAACGACATTGTCCTGAGGAAAAAGTCTGTACGTTCAACCAAAGCAATCTGCCCCAGTTTTGTTTCATACTTTTAGTCATATTTAACTTCTCTAAGTGCCTGTGCTAATCGTTTcagaaactacatgtacttgaaaTCACAAGCACTTTGACTGCACTTTTAACAATCTCAACACTTACATGTATTGGAGTTACATTTAAAGCCTGAACAAGCTTGCCAGGAGGCTAACACAGATACTGACCTGTAGATAAAATTTGGGTTAACACATTATTCAAAAGCATGCTATCCTTCACTACAAAGTTCTCTGAAGCAAAGATCTCAAATCAGTGACTACTTtgaattatttcaaatttttggatGCACACGAGTCATTCCACAGTATTTCGTCAGCTGCGGAATCTACATTCAGAGCTTTTTGGTGTGGGATATCTTGAAATCTACACAACAGAGCAAAATAATACCACTTCTGCAAGGTAGATGACTATTAGATCTATGCACAAGAGTGGTTTGATTCATACTGATACAGATGATCAGGAGGCCATACTAAATTCTATGGCTGTTGCGCAATCTACACAcaaaattctctattttcataaCACCATATTCAAATTAGAATTCTCTGAATCTGGCATGAATTTAAAATGTCTGTCTGCTTTACAGTAAAGGGCTTTTTATCTTTCTTGTGCAAATGCCAAAACATTTGAGTTTTATTGTGCACATCCCAATCATCATTAGTGCAATTTAAATGATGGTGCTGTTGCAGAATCTACGTTACAGAATCTACATCAGGTATTTTATtaatgcaacaacaacaatagcaGCACAGCACTTAAAGGACAAATTTTGAAGTTTCAAATGACATAGCAATTACagtataataacaaaaatgcaGTTGTGTCAGTAAAATGAGCAAGAGATGTACCTTAATGAAATGCAATGAAACATTTGAGTCAAAGACAAACGAAAGTTTGAAAGACAACCCAACAGTAACAAATGCCAGTGATCAAGTTGCTCTTAGGAAAAAAGCAAAATGCCGCTGatgatttacatgtacatcattgAACATTTGAAGaatgttttcaagaaatgttaaaatgcaaattataagTTAAACTGGGCATCTTTACACATTTAATCCATGTGAAGTTATTTTGTCCTCCACTACGAAACTGATTGGATTGGAGCACAGCTTCCAGTTCCTCGAGATCGATCACTTCAAATGGGCCATACTCTTCAAATGCACAGGGCCAAGGAACACACATGGTGTGATGTGCGCATGGTCAATATCATCATGCTTTGGCCAATGAAACCTCTTGGCATGAGCTGTTGAATTTTTTTGAATGAACTTTTTAAGTGCCAGAAATTGTGGTGCTTTAGGGCACCACTAAAGAACAAAACAGCGAAACACTGATACAACGAAATCAAGGTTGGATTCGTTTTAGGCCCAATTAGGTGTGttgttgtttagtaatgtccttCCGAAAACATAAGGGACTACTTTTGCCATGGTTGCAGATCTTTTTTGTGAGGTTTTAGGAAAGGAATATATAGCTGTCTTGCAACAACCAatattcttagaacagtttgaccaTCCCAAACAAGTATTTCACcaaagattatcgttgggtgccgcTGAAAGAAGCTATCTATATTCACGTTTAAAGCCAGAGCTAAACGTGCAGTTACAGCATAGtaatatatgtatttttttctgTAGGCAAACTGTTTAACACTTGCGCACGCACACATGTTATGTTTTGCAACTTTGTATCATCTTttcaaaatataaccgtccTTGCTAAAACTTTTAACGTTTTCCAACAATTATTGTAACGTTCCTGAGAGAGACAGGCTGGAAGATtaaatgaaactgatgatgGAATGAGTTAAATGTCGAAACGTCTTTAAAAAGTTGGTTCGTGTgtcttaaatttattttcacttgatttcatatccgcagttcaatatttGATTCACTTCATAAGCTTATGtcatttcattcctgaacaGAGAGTGTTTACCTCAGCCTTCACGCAGAATCAAACAGGTGAATTAAATATTCGCGTTCTGTTGTTCGCTGAAGAATCACAGATCCAATGACGTAATCATCTCATCGGCCCTCAAAGTAGTCCAAAACACTCAGAATCTCGTAGTGCAGATCTCGCTGAGCTTGAcgagaaagagaagaagaatgcCTTGAACCATCGACatctgccgccattttgttttttatatCACTTTGACTCCGCTGACCATTGAGACAGTCGTCACAATAGCAGTATATATTTCTCGTAATGactctctcgtaagcgaccacccttGGTGCACGACaaagtggtcgcttacgggaaaGATCAACAAAATAAGTGTAACACTGGATTGATCAATTAATTACATAAACAAATTACCTAATCAGCTAAAATTTGGCAAATAGAAactaatttatttgatttttttcacatGCAACAAGTTTCGGGAAAGGTAGAGTGGAGTGTACAGTACTTGTCAATGTGTCTCACGTTAATGAAAATCACCTGAAATTTAAACCGAACAAAACCTAGGAAAACAACGTCAAACATGGGATGCATATACTTGAAATCTTGATAATGGTTTTACATTACTCGGTCGCATTCGACCGCTTATCCACAAAATCTAGAATGCTCGATTGCTTCTGTGACTTAAGCCTCATGTCAACAAGAATATCAGACACTTTCGTGACTGCAGTGGACAACTCCTCGCAACTCCGATAATCTGCAAACTCAGCGATCTGACGCACGAGATCAAGTGCTCCTTTAACTGTTTGCACCGCTGGGATTGGTAAGGGAGCATCGTCACTGCTATCATCACTGTCGGAATCAGTTGCTATTTCCGTCTTGTTCCTGTTTGAGTGAGTAGTGATAACCTCATCTCGTAGGGTCTCCCTCCAGTCAGGGTCGGCGGGATCTAAGGAGTAATAGGCGTCCGCATCATCGTCGAAGGCAGCATAGGGTGCAGCGTCAATACCTTTCTTAGACATCTTCTGCACCAGGGCTTCAAGGTCTAGTAACTCCTCGCCGGCAAACGggtcatcgtcatcttcatccaAATCCATGGCTGAGGGGTACATTCCAACATGTCTGAAACACTTACTGATTACCTCGCACTTGACTTCGTCCCACGCATTTACCATCCATCGCACGGCCATTAGGAGGTTCACAGACTTTACTATCTCGCTGGCAGAGTGTTCTCCGTCAACTTGACTAACGATATGCCGCAGCAACTTCCGTTTGTAGTAGATCTTCCACACCTTGATTATACCTGCATCCAGAGGCTGCGTGCACGATGTGGTGTTCTTCGGTAGAAAGGCCACTTTAATGTTGGAGAACATGTCTGTCAGCGAGGGTGGATGACATGGTGCATTGTCTAAGAAAAGGATAATATGCCTTTCCTCTCTTTTCAGACGGTTGTTCAACCTGGTAAGGATAGTAACCATTATCTCGGTTCTCATCCACGCCTTCTCGTTGCTGAAGTACTGGGCACCGCAGGGGTATGATGGATTTGCCAAACGTGCTAAGCAGCGCGGTCGTCTCCTACTTCCTATCACAATAAGGGCCTCTTTGTCGCCCGCTGCATTCACAAAGAATGCAGCAGTTATTCGTTGCTTCGCATTCTTGCCGCCCCTACAGCGTTTCCCCTTTTGATAGCGCGATTTCTGAGGCGTCGCCTTCCAGAAACAGCCAGTTTCGTCCTCATTCCATATATCCCTCGGTGAGTAGCCCCTAGTTAGCTCTTTCAATCTTTCATTCCAGCTGTCTATCGTCTCTTGGCTTACATCTCCCTCTTCCCCAGTAATGTTCATTTGGCCGATGTTATGTCTCTTTTTCCACTTGTCTAGCCAACCACTTGTTCCTTTAAATGTGTCATCTCCAATTCTCTCAGCTATGATTCGCGCTTCTTCGACCAGCATGGGGCCATCAACAGGGATATTTGACTCTCTTGCTCTGGTATACCATTTCCACAACAAACCATTGATTTCGCCATACTTTTCAACATTCAATCTCTTTTGAGATTGAGCTCCTTCATTAGAGTTCCACGATTCGAGAATCTTAGCTTTCTGCTTCAGGATTTTGACAATCTGTGTTTTCCCgcaatcaaatattttcgctaaCTTTCTCGTGCTGTTACCCTCGTTAGATTTCCGGATGacttctattttttcttttagggAAAGACATTTCCTTTGACCATCATTAGCTTGTGGGGGCATTGGTGGCTCCTTCGCTGTGAATTTCTTTGTAACTGGTTTGCTGTCCTTAACTGGGATTCTTGCTTGCTTGGCCGCCTTCGGGGTCGGCACGTCAGAACAAGAAACGCAATAAGCCACCGATACACCAGCTTTCCAGCCTAGGCTGTCTTCATCAGCAGGGGATGAACATGCTTTAGACTTGTTACAGACAGGTTTTGCACACTTCAGACAAATATAATTCGTAAGACTTGAGCATTTAACACAGTTCCTCATCTTTAACCCTGTTGAGCACACGTGCATGTACAAATGTGGGAAATTCCCACGAGTATTTTATCTTTATCTCACGCGTTAAGGATACAAAGTGCAGATGCCAATCAATCTTGAACACCCACCACGCAACCAACGTGTAACACGTGCTGTAACAGAACTGAAAATCTACGTCATTTGCTTAACATTCAGCATCGATTCGCTCCGTTTGAAGTCGACATGGagaaaaagaatttttcaagcatcacgGTTCATTCATTCATACGAGGTTATCATGTCTACAAGGATGAAACAACATGGGTTCCCGAAATTGGTGAGCAACGTAGACTGAAACTTGAGCCACTGAATGAAAAAGATGGAAATGCAGTTGCAGTAGTGAGGCCGCTGTCAAGAAATTTTACTGAAGCCGAACATCCCAACACCGTATCAAAAGAAGACGAAATTGTCGGCCACATACCATTACATATGTCTCAGTATGTTAGCAAATTCTTGAAACGAAGGACAAACAATGGAAAGACCATTATAACAGGAAAACGTGTAAATCGAGGAGCAGGTTATGGACTGGAAATTCCCTGCAGTTACATTTTCTACGGAGACAATGACATTTCTATTCCATGGCTTAAAGAAAAGATTGAAAGCACTGGCATATTTCACATTGAATAGCGCCTGGGCAATCTATGCATTCTTCTGATGAAACTTTGTACTGACAGTATATCATTTTGGGACAGATCACTGTAACAATTAATGTAAACTGTTATTATCTGTCAGCAGTCCGGGGTAGCGTCATTAAAAATTGAACTTTTGTAACTTCTGAGTAGTGATTCACTAATGATCATATATGATTATGTTGGGTGGTCGCTTAtcagaaacagaaaacaaaagaatatgtcAAATTTCTGGCCTAAAAAGTGGTCGCGGTCGCTTTAGAAATTTGAgtggtggtcgcttacgagagagcTCTGGGAACAGTATTTAACTGAGAGACAAAACGGTTGTTTACgaagtggtcgcttacgggaggtggtcgcttacgagaagtGGTCGCtatgagagagttgactgtatatATATGACGGGTATCCTGACATTCAGAAaatatgtatcaggaaaaaaatgtatgtatcagcaaaaatatatatgtatcagcaaaaaatatatgtatcaaGAAAAATATAGATGTATCAGAAAACAATATAAATGTATCGGAAAAAaatatgtatcaggaaaaaaatatatgtatcaggaaaacaaatatatgtatcaggaaaaatataaatgtacgaggacaaaatacatgtatcagaaaaaagaatatatatatatatttcaggaaaaatgtatgtatcaggaaaaaatatatgtgtcacgaaaaaatatatatgtatcaggaaaaatatatatgaaTTAGGAAAAACATATGAATCAGGAAAAATAgatatgtatcaggaaaaatatatgtatcaggaaaaatatatatgtatcagaaaaatatatgaaaatttggttttatcaacggagttgataatgtaaattggccaccgtgcagatattctaaaagctgacgtttcgagcgttagcccttcgtcagcttttagaatctctgtacggtggccaatttacattatcaactccgttgataaaaccaaatttttgtacactacttccccaccgacgcagcaccacagtttctttagaaactaccccctttagaAAAATATATGCCCTGGAAAAAAATATGTGTGGCaggaaaatatatatatgtatcatgaaaaacatatgtatcaggaaaattattattattattattattattattattattattattattattatcattgttattattattattattattattattatttcgttcattcacacaatatgttgttaacgtggtttgtaaactaggcatcaagccacgacctatggccttaggtgtctagtgttcttctcaagattcttgccgTTCCCAACAAGGAGGCTTTTTGTAGTAACAATGTGCAAtctagtccaattttcttcaacggtgttttcaaatttttcctgaacgtccctagtgcaccaatgacaattggTACGACAATTGTCTTTCGGCAGCTCCAGATTTTCCCAATCTCTCTTTTAAATGCTTGGTATTTTTCCAATTTtctcttgttgttgttattaatattattattattattattattattattattattattattattattattattattaaaatagctTGTGAACTGTCTATGCACTGATACTATTGTAGGTTTTTGGAAATATACTGTTACTACACCACACTCATGGAGACATCGACAGGCAAGATAATCTTTGCAAATGTTCAAAAGTACATGAAATgagattgaattatttttgtacTATGGATGTATGCACATCAAAGACACTTGTCATTAATGCGTTCTGAAAGGCCAGAGCTTCTCTTTGATGtagaaaaatgaaattaagggtctttagagaaaaattagtaatggtaataggactaaGTGAAGTCCAATTCGGTTTGTAATCATAAAGTTGACAACAAAATCAGACGAATGTGCAGCAGGAGTGCAATTTGTTTATCAccagtatgattacagacctaCTTGGATGACGCACAGTCttcttaccaattaatcataaaaataattgcAATTTCCAAGAAAAGAGATGGCAACTAATACCTGCATAAAAGTGTAATACATATTGGCCAATATGCATCAGTAGGTCCTgcaattcgtccacagaaaggccagagagacaacttcacttgTGAACCGCgttttacaacagagcattttaggcctcccagtctgcatgaaaccatctttcacctctgtctcgagaagaccagacacgcacggttcttacgttacgtttatgcctgtagaatcaactaaaatctcaatttcttgtaaaaagttataaccagcatcttaatttttcTGGTAGGATAGGTATCCGAGAGCCTGAACATTTACGTATGCGCTGAGGGAATATTTGAATAAGGGAgcaaaatgcagtacctccagacgtggcgccgtgcgatcgcttttggacgcagttggcccttcgctgctttctgctaccgacctcgcctcccggtacggcattgagggagggatatatCAGCCCCTAagccatatgagacaaatccgacgcctactcacagctccagaccgcccttgtcattacaatttagcgtTAGATTTCGttgcttatatattcaagaaaaaagtcattttatctgtcatatggtaggcactggagtcgcagattacaaagtgcacgcacgcgccctgctgaaggtaacataccTTCATGCATAAactcaggagcccattacccagAGCTTTcatctgtattgtacccttgagtcaaccctgtcccgtatctttctatttttagaactactacattttgacTTATGTGACGTgtgtgactgagaacatacgtgaagtggttcacatacgtcacatacgtatgtgacgtaataaatagCTGAtcataggtctcttatgattggctattgtgaaaacacccagtaaagctcccctgcgaggtgcttctaaaaaaaCGAAAGATACGGcaaagggttgactcagagggttaatatggaagatggaggctccgggtatGGGCTCCTGATAAACTTTGttccatctcgaatttcagaataactacaagagccaATGTCTTCCAGACAtgacatttacaactaaaatacatagcatatacagatatgTAACTGAATACATGATGtttaaagatatatttattaaaaagaaaacccgctgtacaaaatgcagtcTTGGTTTCTCTAGTTTAACACTAGTAAACTCAGTGgaacggataaaatcaggtagtgcattccgcaacttatttgatacgtaagaaaaagaactcaGACCATAACTGATGAATGAAGGGGgaagtttctaaagaaactgtggtgctgcgtctgtggggaagtagtatacaaaaatttggttttatcaacggagttgataatgtaaattggccaccgtacagaagGGGTAGTTTCCGTACAGACTACCCCCTTCATAACGTTTTACAGGTTTTCTTAGCAATGTACTCGACATGACTATTCCGCTTAAGGTCTTTGTCCATAATAACCCCTAATATCTTATAGGTGTTAACACACTCAATAACATTGCCCCCAATTATTATAGAGTTAATGAGACAGTTGGATTGACTCTCATATTATGAGTCATGGCAAAAATATGAATGTCTGAGGCTACAATATTACGTAAACTAGTAGAGTTCCTTGGAATTATTTCGAGAGCACTGGTATCATCGACGTATTTGATGAGAAGCCGTCAATCAGACAGCAATTTGTTAATCATCACCGTAAAGAGGATCACACCCAAATTGGTCCCTTGGGGCACTCCTTCTTTCAGTGTTAACCAATCTGACAGAGTTCCTCTGATTCTAACTGCCTGCTTCCGGTTCGTCAAGAACGCCGCAATCCAAGCTGGGAGCGCTGGATGAACTTCCAGATTCGCGAGTTCCTGCATCAGTATTGAGTGATCAATCAGATCAAACCCTTTGGCAAAATAGGCAAGGAAAATCCACGAAGACGCCTCGCCACTATCAACCGCTTCGTAGATCGCTTGAAGCATATGTAAAAGGACATTAGTTGTAGAGTGGCCCTTGCGAGAGTACTGACGGGTCTTGCCGTCCAAGTGGGGTAGAAGTCTACCGCAGGTAAAGCCCTCCATAACCTTCGCTACTGTGCAGGTAAGTGATATAGGCCTTAGATCTTTTTCAATGGAACCGGATGGGGACACTTTAGGGATAGGCGAAACAATAGATTATTTAGGAAGAGATGGTATATATCCCTCCCTTAAAGACTGGTTGTAGATATTACAAACAAGAGGAGCTAACTCCAGAACAAACTCTTTCAGGAGCCATTTGGGAATGTTGTTAGAGCTCGCCGCCTTTGATATTTGGTGCGATGACAATGAACAGTAGGCCTcatcacaggcagacaaccctaaggatgcgagagcgcgtgacgtcacgttattttgaaatagttgtaacggccgattcaactaatATTTCGACAATATTGTATGTGACGACGCGtgtgatctgaagaggaaatcgaagcgtcccaaaaacccatcaaatcactcaggacaacgcagaaaatagtaggtgagtgaaccGTTTATTTAtatggctgtccataaaatgagttttcgaaaagaagcatcgcgatttgaagtttttatggaacattttcctcgattagttgaatcggccgttataactgtctcaaaataacgtgacgtcacgcgctctggcctccttagggttgtctgcctgtggtacCACTTCTGCTTTGCATCCTGGCTTgctaatatttttatttccctCCACCATTTCGCAGGATTCACTTGTTCGACTTCAGCGACTTTTTTCTGATAATAGTTATATTTTGCTGTTCTAATCACAACTTGTACTTTATTTCTCCAATGTCGGTAATACCCCCTTGGAAGGTTTTTTCTTTACACTCCCCTCCCCCATGGTATTCCACTTAAGCTTCATActttgcttttaaaattttgactTTTAAGAATCCCTTCCCCTTCGAAATTTCCATTGGCTTTTCATGGGGTGGGTATGGATTTTTTTCTGTCCACAATATAAAGCTCATGACTTCTTTTCGAACAAGAAATACAAAATTCAGGTTTTTCACGCCAACCAAGCCAACCATGACCAGAGCATTCAGTGAGATCGTATTTTGAAATACACGATAATCGTTTTCTTCGTTTTGTTAAATAGTTTCAGTCTTAGAGAAGCCTTCTGTAAATCACTAGTTTGAGTGATGTTAGCATCCTCAATAAAGATTAGTATCATTCATTGGTATATACTCCATGGGAGAATGCCATGGATGCAGTACACAGCAGAGAAAATGAGCGTCACGCTTCGTTTGATCTCGTTTGGCTTGATCTCTAAATTGGTCGAGGAATGCACCATAACAACTTCTTTCCATCCTCTCCCGTGCAATTAATATGTTCTTCTTAACTTTTACTTGGTTGCAGCAAATTGGCTGATAAAACGAGTGCATAGACGCTAATATCCCTTTCAAATGACTCCCTCGACGACTGCTTCTTGTTACTTCAGGTTAGTAACGTGAGCCCTCGCTGTTTATGTACTGCACTTAATGAGCCCCTAACTGCGTCATGTACCTGAATGTTTACCCaaactcgtttccagggtctcccTTCTCCGCCTCCCTTGTCGTTGAGGAAAGataccctggttgcggctggtcacatGACACTCAttgacaaacatttttccactGGGGTAgggttttcgttatattttcaTCCCGCAACTCttattcgtttgacaaggcagTACCTTCAAATTTTAAATGAACAGATAATCTTTACCACACAATGTAAgttccaatgtatgtttcactTCATCTGAGATGGGTAAACTGATCAAGTCATCTTCTACGAATTCTTGTATCTCCGATCCTTTCCAACCTGGAGTACAAAGGGTacactttcatataccggactaaaccTACAAGTGCTGTTACCAGCTGTCACTGATATTGTAAATCTCTTCCTAACTACGTCTACTTTGCCTaaacaatttttgaaaaggCGTCTTTAAATCCTGAGATTCTGAAGAATTATTGACCTGTGTCAAACCTTCCGTTTGTTTCAAAGATAGCTGAAAAAGCCGTGACTCTGCAAATCTCAAGACATCTTGAAATGAAGAATCGATTTGACATGTACCAGTCTGCCTACAAGAAAGAACATAGCACGGCGACCGCCTAAATCCGTGTGCAGAATAATTGACTCATGGCTCTTTACAGTATAAGCTCTGTAattcttctcctttttttttttttttttttttttttttttttttttcttagtttggaacgcgtttattgttttactttggtcaGTTTCCTGctgtttcttaaacatgtcatttattctgCTTCCAGTGCTGAAGTCTAAacctcttccttttttttttttttaattcttttacaATACTTACAATACTTACGATACTTACGATCCCTACCTACTTAACCAACCAAAGGTATTAATTTACACCATacaatacaaaaaaacaaaaaaaaattaaaaaaaaaaattaaataaaaaaaaaattaaataaaaaaaaataataaaaaataaaataaaaaataaaattaaaattaaaaaaaataaaaaataaaaaaattaaattaaaaaaaaaaaaaaccaaagccCTTTGCAACACAAACAGTAATTAGGTTCTTTCAATTACAAGTCGTAGGACTGTAATGTGAGAGGAATGGGTGGAAGCCTTCTATTTTAGGATAATGACTGCGTGTTCTACAGGTCCAAATGTAATACCTCGCgaccaaaaataaaaagtagTGATTCTTGTTTTGAATTAATTGAGGCTTTAGACCAACAACTAATGATGGTGACAAGTCTAGCGTAGGAAGAGCTTTGTCACGAATCAGCTATGTAATTCTTCTTATGTTGGACCTTAAAGCTTCATTTGACACTATTGATCATACCATCTTGCTTCAGAGATTGTCTCATAGGTTCGGCATTAAAGAGAAAGCACCATCCTCGTTCGAGTCTTACCTGTCTGACCCGCGGATAAGCTATATAAGCTGTTCTTGTCAATGCCAACACTTCGTCTTGGCACAGCTTACCTTTTGGCGCACTGTGATCACCTTGACCGTCAACATTTTTTGCATGGCAAAGGCGTGGTTGCAAGGATGCATGGTAATTCAGTTACTATCGTTAGgttttctctttcttgacgCCATTTTCGATTTCGTAAAGTAGCGCTATGCGCATGAACAGATGGTAAGACCACTGACAACGGTTAAACTTTAATCCGGGTCATCAGTTCCGTGTGAACAGAGCGAAAATATTGCACGGTTCCGTGCGAACAAAATGGCCGGTAGAAAATTCAACCGGTACTgagaaaattcgtccggtaccgtgtgaaTCGGGTCTGATTTGCATATTCTGTCAAACAACggtcatagaccttattcataaatggcggtcaatttattgtcgaagtgcaaattagcctaccaagtctcgataccatacagtgaattgaaaagaattcttgctctaaaatgaggcttggtagg of the Montipora foliosa isolate CH-2021 chromosome 14, ASM3666993v2, whole genome shotgun sequence genome contains:
- the LOC137984410 gene encoding tigger transposable element-derived protein 6-like, whose translation is MRNCVKCSSLTNYICLKCAKPVCNKSKACSSPADEDSLGWKAGVSVAYCVSCSDVPTPKAAKQARIPVKDSKPVTKKFTAKEPPMPPQANDGQRKCLSLKEKIEVIRKSNEGNSTRKLAKIFDCGKTQIVKILKQKAKILESWNSNEGAQSQKRLNVEKYGEINGLLWKWYTRARESNIPVDGPMLVEEARIIAERIGDDTFKGTSGWLDKWKKRHNIGQMNITGEEGDVSQETIDSWNERLKELTRGYSPRDIWNEDETGCFWKATPQKSRYQKGKRCRGGKNAKQRITAAFFVNAAGDKEALIVIGSRRRPRCLARLANPSYPCGAQYFSNEKAWMRTEIMVTILTRLNNRLKREERHIILFLDNAPCHPPSLTDMFSNIKVAFLPKNTTSCTQPLDAGIIKVWKIYYKRKLLRHIVSQVDGEHSASEIVKSVNLLMAVRWMVNAWDEVKCEVISKCFRHVGMYPSAMDLDEDDDDPFAGEELLDLEALVQKMSKKGIDAAPYAAFDDDADAYYSLDPADPDWRETLRDEVITTHSNRNKTEIATDSDSDDSSDDAPLPIPAVQTVKGALDLVRQIAEFADYRSCEELSTAVTKVSDILVDMRLKSQKQSSILDFVDKRSNATE